The Xenopus laevis strain J_2021 chromosome 5L, Xenopus_laevis_v10.1, whole genome shotgun sequence genome has a segment encoding these proteins:
- the LOC108717102 gene encoding espin-like protein, producing MVRRLQAHLEEEAMQGEWRYSHTQSAVLGPYGELLTEEELHILDGQMEGLRRKRECQQYERELSRQVQQLQALLPTPLVNITVNSKLLQNNEDPDWCVSMSNVIDSMSQLLSSTGATPDGSCRIVNSKLNQSHSPSPMRELLHCGVSVRRLKVQFETENQTHLPSIIKTLHLNRESEDTSDSGLSSEECSSLSDSPIPLRTLRKERIVLLFLSHWKKSAYSLRAAIKATEKSEHKGVVNNKTHQEMLQADHDPTQNTKESDSVKVQVENITTNIQALKRDSKLGSGAGMFEMDKNGMLSASKCAEDANEINKNGTSAVEEGVSSRLGSVLEHLRKQRNTVQRLIGSWKTAHQNSSESSNNPSALPPPEHFLSTSFRQPSVTHERLTLDLFMLGYFRLLEQEMPEEERRMRHLLCFEVFDQLGHHGWETARAFHSTVLEEIATGRRTWSDGFEDLKVRFFGPETERKDNSNQGPHVSEDDDLCQCIERSFTFWKEKEAEMFGT from the exons ATGGTACGCAGACTACAAGCTCATCTGGAGGAGGAAGCCATGCAG GGAGAATGGCGGTACTCTCACACTCAGAGTGCTGTTCTTGGACCATATGGTGAGTTATTGACTGAGGAAGAACTACATATTCTTGATGGACAGATGGAAGGATTGCGCCGTAAAAGAGAATGCCAACAGTATGAACGGGAACTTTCACGCCAGGTGCAGCAATTGCAAGCCCTGTTGCCTACACCCCTGGTAAATATCACCGTTAATTCCAAGCTTCTCCAGAATAATGAGGACCCGGACTGGTGTGTTTCTATGTCTAATGTGATTGACAGTATGTCCCAACTCCTCTCTTCCACGGGTGCAACACCAGATGGTTCATGCAGAATAGTCAACTCTAAATTAAATCAATCTCATTCGCCATCTCCAATGAGAGAGCTACTGCACTGCGGGGTGTCAGTTCGAAGACTTAAGGTCCAGTTTGAGACAGAAAATCAAACTCATCTGCCGTCTATTATAAAAACCCTTCACTTAAATAGGGAATCAGAGGACACCAGTGATTCAGGACTGAGTTCAGAAGAATGTTCTTCACTCAGTGATTCTCCTATACCACTGCGAACACTGAGGAAGGAGAGAATTGTGCTCTTGTTTCTAAGTCACTGGAAGAAATCAGCATATTCATTGCGTGCAGCAATAAAAGCTACAGAAAAATCAGAACACAAAGGAGTTGTAAACAACAAAACACACCAGGAGATGCTGCAAGCTGACCATGACCCAACTCAAAACACTAAAGAGTCAGACTCAGTAAAAGTACAAGTTGAAAATATTACAACAAATATTCAGGCTCTGAAGAGGGATTCAAAGTTAGGATCCGGAGCAGGGATGTTTGAAATGGATAAAAATGGAATGCTATCAGCATCAAAGTGTGCAGAGGATGCTAATGAGATAAACAAGAATGGAACATCTGCTGTAGAGGAGGGTGTTTCTTCTCGTTTGGGGAGTGTGCTGGAGCATTTACGGAAGCAAAGGAATACTGTTCAGCGTCTCATAGGAAGTTGGAAAACAGCTCATCAAAATAGTTCTGAATCATCCAATAATCCATCTGCTCTTCCACCCCCTGAACACTTTCTGTCCACCTCCTTCAGACAGCCTTCTGTGACTCATGAGAGACTAACCTTAGACTTGTTCATGTTGGGCTACTTCCGACTTCTGGAGCAAGAGATGCCAGAGGAGGAAAGACGGATGAGACATCTTCTCTGTTTTGAGGTTTTCGATCAGCTGGGGCACCATGGGTGGGAAACAGCCAGAGCTTTCCATTCTACTGTTCTAGAAGAAATAGCTACAGGACGCAGAACATGGTCTGATGGATTTGAGGACCTCAAAGTCCGGTTCTTTGGACCAGAGACAGAAAGGAAAGACAACAGTAACCAGGGCCCTCATGTTTCAGAAGATGATGATTTGTGTCAGTGCATAGAGAGAAGCTTTACATTTTGGAAAGAGAAAGAGGCTGAAATGTTTGGAACTTAA